AGTTCGCGCAGTCTGTGTGTTGCCTCGGCATAATCCTCGGCACGTTTTATCATACGGCTAATTTCATTCTCACCAAGGCTGGTGCTACCTTCGATTCTTATCTGCTGCTCGTTACCGGAGACGATATCTTCGGCCATTACAGTGATGATTCCATTGGCATCAATATCGAAGGTAACATCAATCTCAAGCAAACCACGCCGCACTGGTGGCAAGTCAACAAGCACGAACGTACCTAACGATTTATTAAAGGCAGCCATCTCCGACTCACCTTGGAGAACGTGAATTTCTACCGAGTCCTGATTATCCTCGGCCGTTGTAAATGTTTGTGTTTTACGCGTTGGAATACTGGTATTTCGCTCAATCAGTTTCGTGAAGACACCACCCTTGGTCTCTATCCCCAACGAAAGCGAAGTGACATCAAGTAACAGAACATTGGTAATTTCCCCACAGAGAACCCCAGCCTGAATTGCCGCACCAATAGCAACGACCTCATCGGGATTAATGTCCTGGTGCGGCTCTTTACCGATCAACGCCCTAACTTTGTCCTGAATAGCCGGCATACGGGTCATGCCACCAACAAGTACGACGTGATCAATCGCCTCGGCGTTAATGTTTGCATCAGCGAGGGCCTGCATAACCGGCCTTACAATACGGGCGATCAGGGCTGCGCTTAGTTCGTTTAACTGGGCACGGGTAAGTTCGAAGTTAAGGTGCTTTGGGCCTGCTGCTGTAGTTGAAATGGACGGCAGATTAATATGCGTCACCAGCACCGTTGAGAGTTCAATTCTGGCTTTCTCTGCAGCAGCATAAAGGCGCAACATGGCAAGCGGATCTTTGGCCAAATCACATGCTTGCTCACGATTAAACTTGTCAAGTAACCAATCAACGATAGCTTTATCAAAGTTATCGCCACCCAAATGGTTATCACCGCTGGTAGCCTTAACCTTGAACAGGCCGGCATCAAGCTCAAGGATTGAAACATCAAAAGTACCGCCACCGAGATCAAAGACAAGAATCATCTGGTTAGCTGTTTTATCCAGTCCGTAGGCGAGCGAAGCGGCAGTCGGCTCGTTAATAACGCGCAGCACATTAAGCCCGGCGATTCTTCCGGCAT
Above is a window of Methylobacter sp. S3L5C DNA encoding:
- the dnaK gene encoding molecular chaperone DnaK; this translates as MNKAIGIDLGTTNSCMAVLVCGKPLIIPNAEGERTTPSVVAFTQDGQRLVGLSAKQQHADNPKDTITSIKRFMGRQWDEVAEEIAIVAYPVGKADGGDVIVTVKGITYAPQEISAMILQKLKTDAETYLGDCVNEAVITVPAYFNDAQRKATRDAGRIAGLNVLRVINEPTAASLAYGLDKTANQMILVFDLGGGTFDVSILELDAGLFKVKATSGDNHLGGDNFDKAIVDWLLDKFNREQACDLAKDPLAMLRLYAAAEKARIELSTVLVTHINLPSISTTAAGPKHLNFELTRAQLNELSAALIARIVRPVMQALADANINAEAIDHVVLVGGMTRMPAIQDKVRALIGKEPHQDINPDEVVAIGAAIQAGVLCGEITNVLLLDVTSLSLGIETKGGVFTKLIERNTSIPTRKTQTFTTAEDNQDSVEIHVLQGESEMAAFNKSLGTFVLVDLPPVRRGLLEIDVTFDIDANGIITVMAEDIVSGNEQQIRIEGSTSLGENEISRMIKRAEDYAEATHRLRELADVRNHAEVLASEIELSLNIYYTQITESEELIIREQMTKLRELIKGVDIGTIRTGIAALVYAAQVLKHKK